A genomic region of Amphiura filiformis chromosome 6, Afil_fr2py, whole genome shotgun sequence contains the following coding sequences:
- the LOC140154391 gene encoding uncharacterized protein encodes MARLFQAKGIRTHYKPVNSIRQHVVAPKDKTKTDQRSGTVYHITCDDCDAAYVGESERSLKARLAEHRRPSSTSSPVAQHVKASKHTIDWNNVKVLDQDSNWYNRGVREAINIHRHPSNLNKDKG; translated from the coding sequence ATGGCTCGCTTGTTCCAAGCTAAAGGCATCAGGACTCATTACAAACCCGTGAACTCCATCCGGCAACACGTGGTAGCGCCAAAGGACAAGACCAAAACAGATCAAAGATCTGGTACAGTCTATCACATAACTTGTGATGACTGCGACGCGGCCTATGTCGGAGAGTCGGAACGTTCACTGAAAGCTAGGTTAGCTGAGCACCGAAGACCTAGTAGTACCTCCTCCCCTGTGGCCCAACATGTCAAAGCATCCAAACACACCATCGACTGGAACAATGTCAAAGTATTGGATCAAGACTCCAACTGGTACAACAGAGGAGTGAGGGAAGCTATTAATATTCACAGACACCCCAGCAACCTGAACAAGGACAAGGGATGA